The Strix uralensis isolate ZFMK-TIS-50842 chromosome 4, bStrUra1, whole genome shotgun sequence genomic interval aaaacaaaaagtcaggAAAGTTTAGACCTGACAGGTTTGAAACGGAGTAGGTGTAACGTGTACCCATCGTGCCACCTCTTACCTGTAATTTATGGTTGCTCTTGCAGCACACTCTAATAAAGTCAATGGTATTTTCAGTTGTATGTTGGGAACAAGCGGATTAGGCTGTTCAAAAGGATTTCCAAAGAGATCCAAGTTCTCAAGACAGAGTTTCCTAAAATCACTGGGCAAGAAAGGAAGTTTGTTTCGAGCTGCTGACAGAAAGCGTAGATGATCTAACTGGCCAATCTTGAATGGCAACCTAATCAACTCATTGTCATCGAGCTTTAAATTAACGAGTTCTCGCAGCTGGCAAAACTGAATTGGAagtgctttaattttgttttggctGAGGTCCAAGAATTGAAGAGACTTCTGAAGGGTGGAGTTGCACAGAGCCCCACTGAACGACTCCAGGTGATTGTCGTGCAAATTCAGCTCCTGAAGACAGATCAGGTCACCGATGGTAGCTGGCAGCTGCTTAATATGATTATGACTTAGGTCCAGTTTTCGGAGTTTCTTCAAACAAAGCACGCGCATGTCGATCCGAGCAAGTTTACAGTACGAGGTTTGGAGATGCTCGAGGGAGTAAGGGAAGTTTTTGGTGAGAGGATAGTCCCTTCTTGAAGTTATGATCATTTTTGTCTTGGGTTTTTCAACTTCCGAGTTCTTCGCTGGTACCAAAGTTGAGAGAGGGAGAGCTCCTATGTCGGTCCCTTGGTGAGCCAGTCTCACAGCTGAAAGGAAATTCTTTAAATTGCTGGCATTTGCCTACAGGAAAACACAAACGCAGAATTTAAAAGTTCATTATTCTTGCGCTCGTTTGTACTAACACTTTCTGAACTATTTTGTACATGTATCAGGAGATACTAACTCAGCAGGGCAATGGAATGGGAAAGGGAAACAACTCGGGCTTGTTAGGTTGACGTGCTGTTTACAGGGTTGTAATTTGAATGCTATTTGAATGAGAAGTTACAACCTCTCTGAATAATCTAGATCAAACACACTGCGTTGCATTGCtcagaaaaggaacaaagcaCTGAATTCACGGCTGAAAATCAAGTACAGAGAAAAAGCCTGATGCACTGTGATCTCCCCAACCTGCAACACGATAAAGGGACAGTTTATAAAAACACACAGGGGGAAATCAGACATCTAAAACTtgaggaaataatttcttaaagttgcaaggaaggaaaaggatgGAAGCTGAGGTTAAACATAAAGGAAGGTGGAAAGTTTCAAGGCAGGTTAGTTAAGTGCGTGCTTCTGGTCACACACAGCTCTCTCGGTTGTGCCAGCAGCAAACAAGAGGATAATTATTTGCAGTCCTTTTGCAGACAACTAATTTTGCTTGAGGTGGGATATAATATAATGGCAATAGGGACAGGGAGTCAGATTAATGGAGTATCAGAtgacatgtattttaaataaagatcaAGAAAGCTGTGCTAGATTTGTTGTACTGATATAATTAAGTTTTGTGAACAACAGGGTGACCAAATGTTTCTTCTCTAAATCTTCCAGCAAGTCTCTACTCAAGCTGACAGACGAAGCTATAAAGTgaattctaaaataaaaagcacGATGCATCCATACAAGTCATCTCTCATCGCAGGAGAGAACAAACTTGGAGTTCTGGCATGGCTCAGAGCCGAGAGGTTTGCACTGTTCCCAGCTGTAACTTGCCCGAGCCTACTGACACCCATTTCCGCACCTGAAAGACGATTTTGCTcctaaatgtatttgtttaaaccAAATTCTAGAGGCTCCAGAACTATATTACATAATGTGCTTATTATAAGCACCTAGCACAACAGAGCAATGACCTTGGAGACGTCTGGATGCTAATGTGATGTAAATAAAGACAATAAAGGTTAAACCTCTCTGGCTCCATCACTAACCTGAAATGATTATTTTCCTTAAGCACATCTACTCTCTTAACTCCTCATGCGATACCCTCCAGAGATGGGGAAGTTGTACATCAAAAACCTTCCTATCCAAGACCACCAACATTCATTATCTCAGCCAATCTAACTAAATCATTTATCTACAGAACTCCCCCAAACTACAGGCAGATTTGTCATGTTTCCAAGGATAATAGCTGACTAAATTTGGAAGTAAGGAGAAAGAGTCCTCCAGATCTGTAAAGACCAGGTAAATTCCCTACCTATACATTAGAATTAagttaaaagcagtatttctttgaTCTCAAAGCACGAGGCACATGCTGTTTCTTGTAGCCAAAAGCTCTAGGTTGTTAAGAATAGGTTTATGGGCTGTTCACGTATTTCAAAATAATAGTACTTTGTGTTCTGGATCCTTGAGACAAATTTCCTCCACAATACCTTTGTAAAGGCTATGTACCATCTGTAAACCTTGTTGTTGGGAAACCTTGAGTATGCTGAGAAAAATACTAAGACATAtctaagaaaaagaggaaagaattaGTCGGAAGGGCTCAGGACACAATTTTCTGCCCCGAGTCTGAAGTCTCAACAACAGAAAAGATGTTGGGAAAAGAGGTTAATCTGCGTGGATGCCTTACAAGACTCATTTCCGAGCTAAATGAACGATGACAAGGCAATTGGAGATCACATGGATTTCAGACCTTGCATGCACTGCAGCAGGCACAGgcttgctgaaagaaaaaaaaaaaaaaccaaaaccagtgaGTTTATTATTTTTGCTCCAGGGTTGAATGCTCCACACTGCCTGGCAAGTACAAAGAGTGGGGTTTTGCATGGTACTTGCGTGCAATGGGTATGGTCGTACCTGGGAATCTCTTTTCCACAAAGCTTTTGTCCATCTTTGAAAGTTAAGAACTTTCTGTCATGAAATTATGAAAGACTGGCGGaaacactacagaaaaataatcagtcGCCTTAAACTGGGTTTCTGGATTCGGAGCATTTAAGAGGAATCTATAGTATTGCTGGCTTTGGAAGAATTTAGTGGATGTGTTCCTGGAGCTTGACAGTATGAGGGAGAGCCTTACGCTAAAAACGGGGAGCGAGGATGTAGCCTCCATGGAGCAACTCTGGTCATTATTCTAAGTCCCGTTTCATTAGATTCAGCTGAGACTTTCTTTTCAGTCTAACAACATCGTGGACTATCTTCTCATACCGAAAAAGAGATGTAATTCTTAACTAAATTACTGCACTGGAAGAACATCTGCCACACAGTTTCTGTACAGGCCCTATAAATGGTCTAAATCAGATCTTGTACCACTAAGACACAGACCTTTGCTCTCTAATTTTATACTACTAGTAGATCCTCTTACAACAGGCCTGCTTTTGTACCTTTGTCCCAAGATAAAACTTTCTGACTTCTCACACTTCAGCAGAAATGTTCAGAGTAAAGGACGTAGAACAAGAAGATATTCTGGATCTAACGCAACATGCGtgagttttcttttttgcaaGATACGTAACACATTTGTTTCTCATAAGAAAAACTTAATTTACTTGGATTTGGACACACGCTGTTGTTTTTCTATTCAGCCCTGTAAGGCAAACTGCTCTCTCCATCAATTAAGGCTGCTTTTCTTACCACCACAGCCTTCACTCTTGCACAGACAAGGTATTTCCAGATCACAACAGCACTGTGCCACATTCTGCAAAATCTTGGGTAACACAACTATATTCAGGCTTATATTCAGTTATCGGTCTTATTCCCAATAAAAttagtgctttttctttcttgctgggtcacgtttgttttcttttcagtaagtCAGTTGTTTTTATTTGCACATCCTAACCCTAAGGTTTTAGAAAAGCTGTCCTGCTTTCCTCTTCTACAAGGCTACAAAAGATTACTGGAACAGgcatggaaaaaacccttaaaaacacaaaaattgAACATTAATatgtgattttttggggggtgagtTTACCATTATTAAAAACACATATCCTGTGAACTGTAAATAAACAGATTGGCGAGTCCTACTATCAGCTAAGCATTAAGGTGAGATGGTGACTGTACTGCTGATCCATGCCATGTGTCTCCAGCTTTGAAAACCACAGTGAGCACACTGCTTGTCCACTAAGACAAGAgtattctcccttttttttccactaggAAGACCGTAAGCGTTAACTGTTTCATAGAATTTACGGCCGAAGAGCAAGATGCTGTATCAGAGAGATGAAAAAAGTGGTTTCTCTCTAAACAAGTGAGAAACAACAACATGAAAAATGGACTTTTCTGCTCTTGCTGTTTCTCCAGAGGTAGCAGAAGAAAGAGAACCAGAGCACAGCCCAGGAAAGAAACTGGGCCCAGTCTTCCTAGCACAAAATGAGTGAGCTCCCTTGTGTTTCCCTTTTTGCTGCAGCCTGTTGAGGACATACAAAGCCAAGTGCCTTCATGCTGCCTCGTTTACATCTCCTGTGCCGAAGCTCTGGCAGGTCAAAGAGAACTATTAAGCCAAGCCTTAGTCGCTGTGTGGCCTTTGTCGGACGGACCCCAAGCAGACCGCCTGGGGACCCACCGAGGCCTGTCCGGCACGGCCGCAGCGCAGACCCCGGCGAGCCACCCTGCCGCCTCCACACGCCGCTCGGTTTGGAGCACAGGCACAGCACCGATTCCTCATCAGTGCCCCGGGCCGCCAGCCACGGCCCCCGCACCCACCTTGCTGAGGCAGACGTCCACGGCGGGCTCCCGGAGGCGGACGGTGGCCTTGCCCTCCTCCACGAACCGGGTGAAGAACCGCTCGATATTCTCTTGCACCTACGAGGCATAGCGGGCGCTCAGCAGCCGCGGTGGAACGAGGGGACCCGCCCCGgtccgtcccgtcccgtcccattccatccccttccccccaccGGCGCCTCCGTCCCCACCTTGTAGCGAACACCGACCCGGTCCCGCGCCGTGCACACCATGAGGTAAACCCCGCCGCCCCGCGTCCGTCCGGGCGGGCGGCCGAGCGAGAGGAGCGCCCTGGTgccgcggccgcggccccgcagcccgCAGGTGGGCAGGAGCCGGCTGACCACTTCCACCTCGCACTGCAGTCgcatcgccgccgccgccgaccAACGGGCCCCCTCAGGGCCGGGCGGCAGGCGCGGCGCCGCCCGGGGGGCCTCCCGCGCTCTCCGCGCACAGGCGTCCGCCGCGATGCCTGTTTCCCGTTAGCACGGTCGCCGACACGTCGCGATGCCTGGATGTCGTGAGCCCGGCTGCCGACCCGCTGCCGACGGACAGAGGGTGCGGGGCTGCCCGGCGGAAGGGCTGGCAGGGCGGGAAGTGGCGGGGACGGCGGTACCGGCAGCCGCGGGCAACACGAGCGAGGGGCCCTCAGCGAGGGGCCCTCAGCGAGGGGCTGTGCGGCGGCGCCCCCTGGAGGAGGCGGCCGGCTCGGCTCGGTGGGAAGGGttgagggcggcggcggcgggtgtGAGGGAaaaactggggggtttagtctggagaagaggaggctgaggggagatctcatcgctctctacaactccctgaaaggagggtgcagagaggggggatgagtctcttgagccaaggaacaagcgccaggacaagagggaatggcctcaagctgcaccagggcagggtcagactggctcttaggaagtatttctttgcagaaggggttgttgggcgttggaatgggctgcccagggcagggggggagtccccgtccctggaggggttgaagagtcgggttgacccagcgctgagggatctggtggagttgggaacggtcagggtgaggttcatggttggactggaggagcttcaggggcttttccaaccaagatgattctgggattctgtgacaggGAGGGAACTGAGGGAATGCCGGGtgtgaggggacagggaggagctGAGGTGCcgaagtgctaaggcttggacaacaggcccaagccagagttgacctatagatgaatcctgtatattttataactgataaccattgtgctagtaggtattgtgctaggttataacaaaccacctgtgttgatgtaaaaagtgctaaagtgttggagtattgaagcctgaacaacaggccctgagccaaagctgctagCTTAGcgtgtagtcattagtgaaatatgtatgctcattaatgaaagatgtagcttagatatcataaaacatgtctatcctgaatatatctttatccTTCTTTGTATAGGGacaagttaacaaggccatggagccagctgtctggccttgtgaccagatgtgtgaccttgctcataaataaattagataagcagggagAGTCCCTTagcttcttccttgagccctgtccaggctctgggggaatccaacaggaggatgaaagcagatgtttccgctcaaaacaaaggtgccagttattctgggttgctgatttttggtatataaggctggacccgctcacagtgactttggaagcctcacctacgggtggacgcaccgtgtaggacttcccaatgccgggacaggctctccaaatcctcgctgcaaccggggctgcccagcgcctgcgggtctggatgatggtgacGGGTccaagtggtgatgggtctttcttaaccactattctctctctcctgtagtaatgatttgatgcattaccctgtattttcctatttgtttgctttaagtgcattattctgtcttactgcatgtttctgtattactctgttacattatttagttatccccagtaaaatatgcctactcttttcactctggtgtctgagtttaattgatatccttaatcagcaaaacagggacCAGTGGGTGTGAGGAACACGGCACGGGGCAGGTGCGGTGCCCAGCCTCGGTGGTGGGACATGGCTGCTCACTGGGACAATTTCTTTCACCGGCAAATCTTTTGGGCAATTTCTACAATTGTGATACGTAACAGCAGAATACAAGTTTTACAAGAAACGTTTCTGCGTGTTCATTTGCAAAGGTGCCAGCGATCCCCACAagctctgcccagggcagtgacAACCTGTGACAGAGCGTCACCTCCATGATGGTCCCCTGTCCCCAGCGTGGCGGGGCTGGGTTGGCTGAAGAGTGGGTTTGCTGCTAGGAGAGGCTCAGGTAACCCCCCAGAAACAACAGTTGTGGGCGCTCAGAAACCAAGTTTGGGTAAAAAGCCACGTTTGTGGTTACCATTTGGTTGATTTAGATGCCAGTGCCACCCTTTGTCCTCCAGCCACTCTGATAACACCTCAGACTGTCTGAACAACAGGAAAACCTGTGGCCTTATGAAAAACTCATTACCAAAACAACAGGGAAATTCAATCaagtaaaagattttaaaaattaaagcattcACAATCTGAAAGTGGATGGTAGAGATAGGGCAAGTTGGGAATCTCCAAGAGTGGAATTTCAGCACCTGGGAAGAGTTACTTTATGTTTGAGTGCAGCAGAAATGGGAATAATACTGAATTTACAGAACTCGTGGCTCGGAGGTGTGAGCCGGGTGGAAACCGGCCCCTCTGTGCGTGCAGCCGGGCCGTTCGCTGAGGGGACGTGGTGGGTGAGATGTGGGTGTCCTCGCCCGGTCAGTTTTCACTATGTTATTggattaggggaaaaaagaaaaaaaacccctttcagtATTGGTTttctatgtttctttttaaaggatgGGATTTCGGCTGTAcagtttttttctgtaaaatcagTGGGTTTTTTGGTCTGAGATCGGAGCATGCGCACCCAGCGCGGGTGCCGGCGGCCGGCAGCagggggcggtgcggggcgggcggcggcttgGCGGGCCGGTAGGGGTCGGTGCGGCgggcaggggctgcggg includes:
- the LRR1 gene encoding leucine-rich repeat protein 1 isoform X3, yielding MRLQCEVEVVSRLLPTCGLRGRGRGTRALLSLGRPPGRTRGGGVYLMVCTARDRVGVRYKVQENIERFFTRFVEEGKATVRLREPAVDVCLSKANASNLKNFLSAVRLAHQGTDIGALPLSTLVPAKNSEVEKPKTKMIITSRRDYPLTKNFPYSLEHLQTSYCKLARIDMRVLCLKKLRKLDLSHNHIKQLPATIGDLICLQELNLHDNHLESFSGALCNSTLQKSLQFLDLSQNKIKALPIQFCQLRELVNLKLDDNELIRLPFKIGQLDHLRFLSAARNKLPFLPSDFRKLCLENLDLFGNPFEQPNPLVPNIQLKIPLTLLECAARATINYRIPYGCHLLPSHLCEDLEVAKTCQCGSACLSSFIQITVTMNLHHVAHTVVLVDNMGVYSRD
- the LRR1 gene encoding leucine-rich repeat protein 1 isoform X2, which produces MRLQCEVEVVSRLLPTCGLRGRGRGTRALLSLGRPPGRTRGGGVYLMVCTARDRVGVRYKVQENIERFFTRFVEEGKATVRLREPAVDVCLSKANASNLKNFLSAVRLAHQGTDIGALPLSTLVPAKNSEVEKPKTKMIITSRRDYPLTKNFPYSLEHLQTSYCKLARIDMRVLCLKKLRKLDLSHNHIKQLPATIGDLICLQELNLHDNHLESFSGALCNSTLQKSLQFLDLSQNKIKALPIQFCQLRELVNLKLDDNELIRLPFKIGQLDHLRFLSAARNKLPFLPSDFRKLCLENLDLFGNPFEQPNPLVPNIQLKIPLTLLECAARATINYRIPYGCHLLPSHLCEDLEVAKTCQCGSACLSSFIQITVTMNLHHVAHTVVLVDNMGASVKP
- the LRR1 gene encoding leucine-rich repeat protein 1 isoform X1 translates to MRLQCEVEVVSRLLPTCGLRGRGRGTRALLSLGRPPGRTRGGGVYLMVCTARDRVGVRYKVQENIERFFTRFVEEGKATVRLREPAVDVCLSKANASNLKNFLSAVRLAHQGTDIGALPLSTLVPAKNSEVEKPKTKMIITSRRDYPLTKNFPYSLEHLQTSYCKLARIDMRVLCLKKLRKLDLSHNHIKQLPATIGDLICLQELNLHDNHLESFSGALCNSTLQKSLQFLDLSQNKIKALPIQFCQLRELVNLKLDDNELIRLPFKIGQLDHLRFLSAARNKLPFLPSDFRKLCLENLDLFGNPFEQPNPLVPNIQLKIPLTLLECAARATINYRIPYGCHLLPSHLCEDLEVAKTCQCGSACLSSFIQITVTMNLHHVAHTVVLVDNMGGTEAPIISYFCSLDCYSQFLDRYLQSNG